From a region of the Rhinopithecus roxellana isolate Shanxi Qingling chromosome 8, ASM756505v1, whole genome shotgun sequence genome:
- the LOC104665512 gene encoding 60S ribosomal protein L26-like produces MKFNPFGTSDRSKNRKRHFSTPSHIRRKIMSSPFSKELRQKYNVQSMPNRKDNEVQVVQGHYKGQHIDKVVQISRKKYVIYIEWVQGEKANGTTVHLGIHPSKVVIASLKLDKDHKKILEQKVKSRQVGKEKGKYKEEKIEEMQE; encoded by the coding sequence ATGAAGTTCAATCCCTTTGGGACTTCTGACCGAAGCAAGAACCGCAAAAGACATTTCAGCACACCTTCCCACATTCGCAGGAAGATTATGTCTTCCCCTTTTTCCAAAGAGCTGAGACAGAAGTACAATGTTCAATCCATGCCTAACCGAAAGGATAATGAAGTTCAGGTTGTGCAAGGACACTATAAAGGTCAGCATATTGATAAAGTAGTCCAGATTTCTAGGAAGAAATATGTCATCTACATTGAATGGGTGCAGGGGGAAAAGGCTAATGGCACAACTGTCCATCTAGGCATTCACCCCAGCAAGGTGGTTATCGCTAGCCTAAAACTGGACAAAGACCACAAAAAGATCCTTGAACAGAAAGTCAAATCTCGCCaagtaggaaaggaaaagggcaaatacaaggaagaaaaaattgaGGAGATGCAGGAATAA